ATATGTTTCGAGGTTAGATTTGCAGCAcccattttctcatttttttctcTTGTTTTCCCGAGAAGCAAACAgaaaagtatatacatataaatattctTTGTTATTGCCATAAATCCAGTTGCAATTTCGTTTGATGAGCATCAAAATGATTGCTCTTCGTAGAAACTGCTTGATTAATCTTTTTCACAAGTACCCATTTCACCATTTCCCATTTTACTCTGTTTTTTCTTGTAATTTGGGTACCTTCAAAAACCCTCAACACAGCCCGTTTACCTTTACCCAAATCAACCCATCATCGATTACATCTCCCACttcaatttcaaataaattttacACTTATTTTTACTCAACTAAAGCCCCACCAAGATCATATAGAAGGAGGGTAAATAAGAGATTAAAAGCTAGTCAAAAGCCTGTTCTTGACCAAGCTAAATTTCAACAAGTCATTTCACAGCTCCCACCTAGGTTCACTGCTGATGAGCTTTACAATGTAATAACACTAGAAGATGATCCTTTAGTGTGTTGGGAATTATTCAATTGGGCTGCTCAACAACCTAGGTTTAAGCACAATGTTTTCACTTATCATATTATTATAAAGAAGCTCGGTGTTGCGAAAATGTATGAAGAAATGGATGTTGTTGTTAACCAAGTGCTTGCACTTCGTTCGTTCGGTTCTGAGCCCCTTTATAATACCATGATTTACTTTTTTGCTGAAGCCAGGAAGTTAACTAGAGCTGTGAATATATTTAAGCATATGAGGAACAATCGGAAATTCGATTGTAGGCCGTCTATTAGGACGTATAACATTCTTTTCACCGCGATGTTGAGTAGGGGAAAGGATTCTTATATAAACCATATGTATATGGAGACTATTAGGTGTTTGTTCAGGCAAATGGTTGATGACGGGATCGAACCTGATGTTTTCACGTTGAATTCTATGATAAAAGGATACGTGCTTTCACTTCATGTCAATGATGCTCTTCGTGTGTTTCACCAGATGGGTGTGGTTTACAAGTGCTTGCCTAATGCTTTTTCCTATGATTATTTGATTTACGGGTTATGTGCGCAAGGTAGAACGAATAATGCTAGGGAGTTGTGTGATGAAATGAAGAGAAACGGGTTTATTCCTAGTGGTAAATCGTATAACTCCCTTGTGAATGCTTTGGCAATTGCTGGAGAGGTTGAAGAAGCGGTGCATTATCTGAGAGAGATGATTGAAATGCGGAAGTCTGCTGATTTGATAACGTATAGAACGATTTTGGATGAGATTTGCAGAAGAGGAAGGGTTGAGGAAGCCATGGGATTGTTAAGAGAGTTGCAAAGTAAAGATCTTGTCGATGGACATACTTATCGGAAACTTCTTTATGCAATGGAGGATAGCTATGGGGATTGAAATGAAAGAAGCTGGATCAGGTATTGCATGCAAGAATTTTAGTTTTTGCTCATAACATTTTATGTCCTAATATGCGTAAATCGTTACTTCACCATCATTCATTCGAACCGAACCACTATAATGTGTGTTGACAGCCTTGATATTGAACTAATTTTAGTTGACATAGATGATAAAttgacaaaaaaag
Above is a genomic segment from Gossypium arboreum isolate Shixiya-1 chromosome 8, ASM2569848v2, whole genome shotgun sequence containing:
- the LOC108468076 gene encoding pentatricopeptide repeat-containing protein At2g27800, mitochondrial-like, whose product is MGSGLRPGHQHRCFGGLKPLFLYGHRAKTQPSILRFDAVLLTVQCLLRYVSRKLTRAVNIFKHMRNNRKFDCRPSIRTYNILFTAMLSRGKDSYINHMYMETIRCLFRQMVDDGIEPDVFTLNSMIKGYVLSLHVNDALRVFHQMGVVYKCLPNAFSYDYLIYGLCAQGRTNNARELCDEMKRNGFIPSGKSYNSLVNALAIAGEVEEAVHYLREMIEMRKSADLITYRTILDEICRRGRVEEAMGLLRELQSKDLVDGHTYRKLLYAMEDSYGD